Within the Flavobacterium sp. 9R genome, the region TTGAAGCACTCGAACTATTAAAAAAGAACACCTATGACATTATTTTAATGGACATTCAAATGCCCGAAATGGATGGTATTGAAGCCACAAAAATCATAAGAAACGAATTTAAACTGAATACTCCCATAATTGCCTTGACTGCAAATGCCTTTAAAACAGAAATAGATAACTGTAAAAAAGCAGGCATGGATGACTATGTAACAAAACCTTTCGACGAATTTTTATTAATTGAAACCATAGCTAAATTAACGGTGAATCCTACAAAAAACAACTTAAATTATTCTACAGAAACAACCGAAGAGATAATTTACAACTTATCTATTTTAAGAAATTTAAGTCGAGGCAACATAGATTTTGTTCAAAAAATGATTCGCATTTTTATTGAACAAACTTCTAAAATTCTGGAAGATATAGAAGTTGCGATTGACGAAGAAAACTATAATGAAGTAAGCAGATTGATACACAAAATAAAACCAAGTGTAGAAAGTCTAGGTATATCTCGCATACTACCTGAAATGATAAATTTTGAAAGCACAGTAAAAATAGAAACGAACAAAGAGAAAATTAAAGCTTCGTTTTATACCATAAAATCCACTTTAACATTGGCAATAGCACAACTTAAAAGCAATGAATTGAAAGAATAATTCCATTTACCACTGGAATATTTTCCAAATATTGGAAAAAAAAAAGAAACAAAAATTATAAGTTTCCTTAATTCATAGGGGCTCGCGGTTTTTGGCTTAAAATTAGTACTGCGGATACAAAATTTTAACCTATGGAAAGTAAACCGCAATTCAAATTCTTTATTGTTGACGATGATATCTTTTGTGCCAATATATATGAGCAGTATCTTTTAAACCAAGACTTCACTGATGTTACGCATTTCAGCAATGGTAATGATTGTTTAGACAATCTTGACCTAAACCCTGATATTATTTTTTTGGATTACGATATGGGAGACCTATCTGGATTTGAGGTGTTGAAAAAAATCAAACATCAAAATCCTAACATCTACGTGGTAATGGTTTCTGGGCAAGAAAATATCGTTATTGCCGTAGATGCTTTAAAACATGGTGCTTTTGACTACGTCGTAAAAGACAATGCTGTGTGTGAAAAATTGACAAACATCATTGATAAAATCCATCATGTCAAAATAGCACTCAACAAATCAAATCCAAACATAGCCAAACGACTACTCAATATCTTTTTATAAAATCCAAATTACTTCTAGGATGAAGACAACTATACTATCCATTTTATTACTTCTATTGTTAAGCAGTTACAAAACGTATACTGTTGTAGAAGACAAAAACCAAAATCAACTAATTGCACTTGAATGTAAAGAGCCCCTTTTTGAAAAGGAATTGTATCACAAAATCATTATTCGTTCTACTACATTTTCAGAAAGTTTTACAGTAGAAATCGATGGCACCTCTGTGAGCACAAAAAATCTTTATAAACGCCAAGGTTTACAATTACTTTCTAAAAAAGAATCTTTAGTTGCATACAAAGAAATTATCGGAAAAACTTTTTCTATAAACGAAAGAAAATTATTGACACAACTCGATTAGGAATTATTGACAATAAAAAAATTATAAACTCCACTCATGCTCATTGGAACTCTGATTCTAATGAGCATTTGTTTATTTAAGTAGTTGGCAATGAAACAAATTACATCTTAACTTGTTTTAAAAACTATTTCTCAAAAAACACCCACATTTCATTACTCAACATTACCAAAAAAAGACTTTTTTCCAAAATATGGAACAAAAATCAATCTGATAAAGCACAAAACCCTTGTAAAATCAAGGGTTTCTTGTTTTGGCACAGTTTTCCAATTGATTGTAGTACAAAACACTATAATCATGAAAGCAATTTTAAAATTAACCGGCTACGATTTCTCTCCAAAAAAAATAAATGGAAACGAAGAAAGCATCAAATTATCTTATATCTCCAACAGCGATGGTTCCCCAAGATGGATTTGGAATTCTCAAAATAAAGTTCCTTCGTTTCTGAAATTTTATAATGCAGGAAACAAAAGTTCTTGGTTATTCACAAAAATGATTCAAGTGATTTTTGCTTTACAATTGCAACGTCTTTTCTTCAAACAAAAAAAATGGTTTTATACTGTTGAAGAAAATCCTCTTTTTGATTGCAAAGGTGATTGGGCACTATTTACTGGTTCCCAAGAAACTAATGACAAAGCTGTTTTGTATGCGAACAAAACCTTCTATAAAATTGCTTGTACTGAAACTGCAACTCAATTAATAGAAAACGAATACAAAGTTCTGAAAGAATTACAACTAGCTCGAAAAAGTTTTACAACTCCATTGGTTCGTATGGTCAACAAACAAATCATACAACTCTCTGATGTATCGATAAATGGTAAAAGAAAGACCAAAATTTCAGATAGCCATTTGAAAGTATTGAATGAAATGGCCTTGATAAAAAAACAAACCATTGCGGTAGAAAAATGGGATTGGTTCCGTCAATTAGAATCTAACTTTCTAGAGATTCAAGACTCAAGAATTCCTCAAAACTTGGTACGTAAAATAGAATTTCTATTAAATACTGTGACCAATAGACAAAGAGTTACCATTGGATTCTCTCAAGGTGATTTCACGCCTTGGAATCAGTTTCAACAAGGCGAAACTATCGCAATGTATGATTGGGAATTAGCACGAGTAGACCGTCCGTATGCCTTTGATTATTTTCATTTTGTTATTCAACAAGGAGCATTAGTTGATAGAAAAAATTGGTCAAGTATATACAAAGACCTAAAAGAACAATGTGTTGATAGCAAAGGAAACTGTCTTTTCAATAATGATTTGGATACGTTCAAAACACAGCTAAAATGGTATTTCTTAACCAATTGCATGCATTACCTAAAAGAATATGCTGAACAAGAAAAATGGCAAAATAAAATCGAAAGGTTATTGAATCTTTGGAATGAAGGATTGGATTTATTCTTTGAAGAAGATAAAGCGCCAAGAGAATTAGTAATTATGGAAGTTTTTGATAGCATCCAAAACAGCGAATATGGTGCACTAAAATTTCCAAATTTTGCTCCAGAAAAACTAAGCGAAGCCTCTGATATTGACATTGTAATCGAAAAAAAAGGAGCCAAAAAATTATTGCATCTTCTGATGAATCATCATTTGGTGAGTCGCGTTTCGGTTCAAAAAAAATCGTTCAAGTATGCAATTCAAGCTGTTCTTGTAGATGGAAGCATTTTGGCTTTGGATTTAATTTGGCAAATAAAAGTTCGTGGTTTAGAAGTAATGGATGCGCACGAAGTTTATAAAAACAATCCTATATCCCCTTTTGGAATTAGGCAAGCGCGCACTATAGACTCTGCTAGATTTACAGCCTTATCGAGTTTGTTAACAAATACTAACGTTCCAAGCCGATATAGTCATTACCTACCACTACTAGAAAAATCACAAAACGTATTGGATTTACAAATTAACTATTGCATTCAAAACAACAAAAGCGACATATCTAGATTGTTGCAATTCATCAAGAAAAACCCTAAAAACCAATCCCTTTTATACTTAAAAAATAGCGTGATGTATGTTCTTGATACGTTGCAAAATTACACTAACAAAAGTGGATACGTCATTTCTTTTAGCGGCATAAATAATGCTGAAAAATCAACGGTGATTGAACAAATAGCCCAACGTATACAAAAACAGCTTCGTAAGCCAGTAATAGTTTTACGTCAACGTCCCTCCATATTACCGTTGTTAAGTAATTGGAAACAATCAAAAGAAGCAACTGAATTAGCTACTATTAACACTCAGTCAAGTCAAGAAAAAAACAAAACTACAGTCGCTTCATTGCTACGATTTTCTTACTACTATTTAGATTATATGATTGGCCAATTTGTGATTTATTTCAAATACATTATTCGCGGATATGTAGTAGTCTATGATAAATACTACTTTGATTTCATCAATGACAGTAAACAAAGTGATATTCTCTTGCCTAAAAAACTAACAGCCTTTGGGTATCATTTTTTAATGCAACCTGACTTTAACTTCTTGCTTTTTGCAGATGCTTCAACCCTTATGAAAAGAAAACAAGAACCTACTAAAAATGCTATTGAGGAACTTACTTCAGATTATAGAGAGTTGTTCGAAAGTCAACAAAAGAGAAGAAGTTCAAGCATCTACCAATCCATCAATAACGTGGACTTTGATGTCACTATGAATCAAGTATTGAAAACGCTAACGATAATGAACTAAAGCTTCTTAATAAAATACTATACAATTTAGGAAATACGCATTTTTAATTTAATCCTGATAAATACCGCTGCCTTACATCAGTCCCTTTGGAATACGTTGGGTTACTCTATTCCTTACTGCAAAAATGTAGTTTCGATATAAAAATCCAAAGGGAATG harbors:
- a CDS encoding response regulator, with amino-acid sequence MESKPQFKFFIVDDDIFCANIYEQYLLNQDFTDVTHFSNGNDCLDNLDLNPDIIFLDYDMGDLSGFEVLKKIKHQNPNIYVVMVSGQENIVIAVDALKHGAFDYVVKDNAVCEKLTNIIDKIHHVKIALNKSNPNIAKRLLNIFL